The following coding sequences lie in one Alloacidobacterium dinghuense genomic window:
- the prmC gene encoding peptide chain release factor N(5)-glutamine methyltransferase — MESTSLRRAVLYGEGQLEGIVAQPRRDAELLLLHAIKRDRAYLLMHPETELAAEQQAQYEAWLRRRAAHEPIQYILGEQEFFGLTFWVTPDVLIPRPETEHLVEAVLVRTALDRQHQIADVGTGSGAIGVALAHNLPQAFITALDISESALALARRNAETHHVNERMRFLKSDLLSAVASERFDAIVSNPPYIAEEDRATLEPQVRDYEPAAALFAGPSGMDIYERLIPQAHAALKPGGWLLIEMGLGQRRAVAQLLSGWKSVSFVDDLQGIPRVACAQRKA; from the coding sequence ATGGAATCGACCTCACTTCGTCGGGCCGTCTTGTATGGAGAAGGTCAGCTGGAAGGCATCGTGGCACAACCGCGTCGGGATGCTGAGTTGTTGCTTCTCCACGCCATCAAGCGGGACCGCGCGTATCTACTGATGCATCCAGAGACTGAACTGGCCGCGGAGCAGCAGGCGCAGTATGAGGCGTGGCTGCGTCGTCGCGCTGCACATGAGCCTATACAGTACATTCTCGGCGAGCAGGAGTTTTTCGGGCTTACATTCTGGGTTACCCCCGATGTTCTGATTCCGCGTCCAGAGACAGAACATTTGGTCGAGGCCGTGCTGGTGCGCACTGCGTTAGATCGACAACACCAGATAGCCGATGTCGGGACAGGTTCTGGTGCAATTGGCGTTGCCTTGGCACACAATCTACCGCAGGCATTCATTACTGCGCTCGACATCTCAGAATCTGCGCTTGCCCTGGCCCGACGCAACGCTGAAACCCATCACGTCAATGAGCGAATGCGGTTTCTGAAGTCCGATTTGTTGAGTGCTGTTGCCAGTGAACGCTTCGACGCGATTGTTTCAAATCCTCCGTACATTGCGGAGGAAGACCGCGCCACACTGGAGCCGCAGGTCCGCGACTATGAACCGGCTGCAGCACTTTTTGCCGGTCCTTCGGGCATGGATATTTATGAGCGGCTGATTCCCCAGGCGCACGCCGCGCTCAAGCCTGGCGGCTGGCTGCTGATAGAAATGGGGCTGGGACAGCGAAGAGCTGTCGCGCAGCTTCTTTCAGGCTGGAAGAGCGTCAGCTTCGTCGATGACCTCCAAGGGATTCCCCGAGTCGCCTGCGCGCAACGGAAGGCATAA
- a CDS encoding aminopeptidase has translation MTTAAVATEQLTHEQKLDRLAEVAVRVGLGLERGQELVMTASLDTVPLARRITEHAYRAGASLVTTLFSDDEAALMRYRLAPYESFDRAPGWLYDGMGAAFKSGAARLAIAGANPSLLSNEDPEKVGRANRAVSKVYRPALELITRHEINWTIVASATPAWAASVFPDDAPDVALSKLWDAIFASSRVDADDPVAAWKTHDAGLHKRAEFLNKKRYAALQYRGPGTDFRLGLADDHLWLGGGTTAGNGAYCIPNMPTEEVFTTPHKDRADGTVTATKPLSHQGTMIEGIQVRFEGGRIVEARATKGQEVLQKLIDTDDGARRLGEVALVPHSSPIAASGLLFFNTLFDENAACHIALGQAYSSCLIDGDKLTPVQLAAKGANDSLIHVDWMIGSDKLDIDGITSAGTAEPLMRNGEWV, from the coding sequence ATGACCACTGCCGCAGTTGCTACCGAACAGCTTACTCATGAGCAGAAACTTGATCGCCTTGCCGAGGTGGCCGTGCGCGTCGGGCTCGGCCTGGAGCGCGGGCAGGAACTGGTGATGACCGCTTCGCTTGATACGGTGCCGTTGGCTCGCCGGATCACGGAACATGCCTATCGCGCCGGTGCTTCGCTGGTTACAACGCTCTTTAGCGACGACGAAGCGGCGCTTATGCGCTACAGGCTTGCACCCTACGAAAGCTTCGACCGTGCTCCCGGCTGGCTCTACGACGGCATGGGGGCCGCTTTCAAGAGCGGAGCAGCGCGTCTGGCGATTGCCGGGGCGAATCCGTCGCTGCTCTCAAATGAAGACCCAGAGAAGGTCGGACGCGCCAACCGGGCTGTGTCGAAGGTCTATCGTCCGGCGCTTGAGTTGATCACGCGACACGAGATCAATTGGACGATCGTTGCCAGCGCCACTCCAGCTTGGGCGGCATCGGTGTTTCCCGACGATGCCCCCGACGTTGCGTTGTCTAAACTGTGGGATGCAATCTTCGCCTCGTCGCGTGTCGATGCCGACGACCCTGTCGCAGCCTGGAAAACCCATGACGCCGGACTGCACAAGCGCGCCGAGTTTCTGAATAAAAAGCGCTATGCGGCGCTGCAGTATCGTGGGCCAGGAACGGACTTCCGCCTCGGCCTTGCGGACGATCATCTCTGGCTCGGCGGTGGAACAACCGCAGGCAACGGAGCCTATTGCATTCCTAACATGCCGACGGAGGAAGTATTCACCACTCCTCACAAGGATCGGGCGGACGGTACAGTGACGGCCACCAAGCCGCTCTCGCATCAAGGCACCATGATCGAAGGCATTCAGGTGCGCTTTGAAGGTGGACGAATTGTTGAAGCTCGCGCTACCAAAGGTCAGGAGGTATTGCAGAAGCTGATCGATACCGATGATGGTGCGCGGAGATTGGGTGAAGTGGCGCTGGTGCCGCATTCGTCGCCAATTGCAGCCAGCGGCCTCCTTTTCTTCAACACGCTCTTCGATGAGAATGCCGCATGCCACATCGCGCTTGGGCAGGCTTATAGCTCATGCTTGATCGATGGCGACAAGCTGACACCGGTGCAATTGGCAGCGAAAGGAGCAAATGACAGCCTCATCCACGTTGACTGGATGATCGGCTCCGACAAGCTCGATATCGACGGCATTACCAGTGCAGGAACAGCCGAACCGCTAATGAGAAACGGCGAGTGGGTGTAA
- a CDS encoding radical SAM protein: protein MPAASQPTIGRRIKAASRKVRELALVGHALASTRHPVMAQIVPMRRCNLACTYCNEYDDVSKPVPIDEMVRRIDQLARLGTSIITISGGEPLLHPELDQVISRIRHHGRVAGMITNGYLLVPERIQRLNNAGLDHLQISIDNVQPDEISKKSLKVLDKKLQWLSEHANFHININSVVGGGIKNPQDALTIGRRAIELGFTSTIGIIHDGDGQLKPLGGEERSVWNEMRSWKKKNYSQFNQFQEAIANAQPNDWRCRAGSRYLYICEDGLVHYCSQQRGFPGVPLGEYSKADLKREFLTEKTCAPHCTISCVHQISYIDHWRAPQSTTTTPGAAAGLVNIEL, encoded by the coding sequence ATGCCAGCAGCAAGCCAACCGACAATCGGCCGCCGCATCAAGGCGGCCAGCCGCAAAGTGCGCGAACTCGCGCTTGTGGGCCATGCGCTCGCCTCCACGCGGCATCCGGTGATGGCACAAATTGTGCCCATGCGCCGGTGCAACCTGGCCTGTACCTACTGCAACGAGTACGACGATGTTTCAAAGCCGGTTCCCATCGATGAGATGGTGCGCCGCATCGATCAGCTGGCGCGACTTGGCACCAGTATCATCACGATTTCCGGCGGCGAACCCCTGCTGCATCCGGAACTCGATCAGGTCATCTCCCGTATTCGCCACCATGGTCGCGTGGCCGGCATGATCACCAATGGCTACCTGCTCGTTCCTGAGCGCATCCAGCGCCTGAACAACGCAGGTCTCGACCACCTGCAGATTTCGATCGATAACGTGCAGCCGGATGAAATCTCGAAGAAGAGCCTCAAGGTTCTCGACAAGAAATTGCAGTGGCTCTCTGAGCACGCCAATTTCCACATCAACATCAATTCTGTGGTCGGCGGCGGCATCAAGAATCCCCAAGACGCCCTTACCATAGGGCGGCGCGCAATCGAACTGGGCTTTACTTCGACGATCGGCATCATCCACGATGGCGACGGCCAGCTGAAGCCGCTTGGCGGAGAAGAGCGCAGCGTATGGAACGAGATGCGCAGCTGGAAGAAAAAGAACTACTCGCAGTTCAACCAGTTTCAGGAAGCCATCGCCAACGCCCAGCCCAACGACTGGCGCTGTCGCGCAGGCTCACGCTATCTCTACATCTGCGAGGACGGTCTCGTACACTACTGTTCACAGCAGCGCGGATTTCCCGGCGTTCCGCTGGGTGAGTACTCAAAGGCCGACCTGAAGCGTGAATTCCTGACCGAAAAGACCTGCGCTCCGCATTGCACCATAAGCTGCGTGCATCAGATCTCCTATATTGACCACTGGCGTGCACCACAGAGCACGACCACTACACCAGGCGCAGCCGCCGGTCTCGTCAATATAGAGCTCTGA
- a CDS encoding PDZ domain-containing protein, with protein sequence MKHFLRLGWTILAAGGATLTVCNNQVAAQPITVFNDTSAYLAHSSQSYLGVNIRDIDNDRAAELKLKDVHGAEITTVDHDAPANKAGLKVHDVVLEMNGQRVEGAEQLRRMLRETPPGHTVKFVISRDGQQQNISVELGDRAKVEANAWSQHFTVPDPSEPQTAQGLAAPSTRGFGNGFFGVFTTSGLYIGADVDVLSTQLASYFGVSDGTGLLVKSVDENSPAATAGLKAGDVITKVNNDNMASRADWMKVLHNNRGKQVQLTVMRDKKEQKLNLQAGEPKKKGELELPEFCPDVFVYDEPDLKVRMNGALAMLDSGDLDSAVRSTDAVKLSQKALDSIDLRMLQPLLEQQIQILDDDLADQDELQ encoded by the coding sequence ATGAAACACTTTTTGAGGCTGGGTTGGACGATACTTGCTGCGGGCGGGGCTACGCTCACAGTATGCAATAACCAGGTTGCGGCGCAGCCGATAACCGTTTTCAACGATACCTCCGCATACCTCGCCCACAGCTCACAGAGCTATCTCGGCGTAAACATCCGCGACATCGACAATGACCGCGCGGCCGAACTAAAGCTCAAGGATGTGCATGGCGCGGAAATCACGACCGTTGATCATGATGCTCCCGCGAACAAGGCAGGGCTCAAGGTTCATGACGTTGTTCTCGAAATGAACGGGCAGCGCGTAGAAGGCGCTGAACAATTGCGGCGGATGCTGCGGGAAACACCACCAGGGCACACTGTCAAGTTTGTGATCAGTCGCGACGGGCAGCAGCAGAACATTTCCGTGGAACTTGGCGACCGCGCCAAGGTGGAAGCCAACGCCTGGTCGCAGCACTTTACTGTGCCTGATCCGAGTGAACCGCAAACGGCGCAGGGCCTCGCGGCTCCCTCGACACGTGGTTTCGGCAACGGCTTCTTTGGAGTGTTCACCACCAGCGGCCTCTATATCGGCGCGGATGTGGACGTGCTCAGCACGCAGCTTGCGAGCTATTTCGGCGTGAGTGACGGAACCGGACTGCTGGTCAAGAGCGTAGACGAGAACAGCCCCGCAGCCACCGCCGGTCTCAAAGCTGGCGATGTCATCACCAAGGTGAACAATGACAACATGGCATCGCGCGCGGACTGGATGAAGGTGTTGCACAACAACCGCGGCAAGCAGGTGCAGCTTACCGTAATGCGCGACAAGAAGGAGCAGAAGCTGAACCTGCAGGCCGGAGAGCCGAAGAAGAAAGGCGAGTTGGAACTACCGGAATTCTGCCCGGATGTGTTCGTATATGACGAGCCGGACCTGAAGGTAAGGATGAATGGCGCCCTCGCCATGCTGGATTCCGGCGATCTGGACAGCGCCGTAAGGAGCACGGATGCCGTGAAACTCTCGCAAAAGGCCTTGGACTCCATCGATTTGAGAATGTTGCAGCCACTGCTTGAGCAACAGATCCAGATTCTCGACGACGATTTGGCCGATCAGGACGAGCTTCAGTAG
- a CDS encoding anti-sigma factor family protein: MKCDLAQQNIALAAYGEISDDANHQLEQHLLECEECRRDMQAMRGLKTTMALYPVEEPSSAIVARARMRLEEALDNMPHGSWLVRLAQTVTRSVGRLRAAPVMASLLLLVGLGAGGYGGYVAGLKAHDAEQSKLVLNLGQPPATTEDNPAQIANVSGIIREPNSEIVKVNYNRLVPETMQGSLDDPRIRQLLLLGTQNNVNPGVSDDSVDLLANECRNGHQCDDGPIRNALMVALRYDKNANVRMKALEGLQPYIAEDMRVRDAVLESLMKDSDPRVRSQAINLIEPVESDSSVREVLHTVATQDQNAQIRTVSRQVLQQLPEIQ, encoded by the coding sequence ATGAAGTGTGATTTGGCTCAGCAGAATATTGCATTGGCGGCATATGGAGAGATCTCCGACGACGCCAACCACCAACTTGAACAGCACCTTCTGGAATGCGAGGAGTGCCGTCGCGATATGCAGGCGATGCGCGGCCTCAAGACCACGATGGCGCTCTATCCGGTGGAAGAGCCATCGTCGGCGATCGTGGCGCGGGCGCGCATGCGCCTGGAGGAAGCGCTCGACAACATGCCGCACGGCAGCTGGCTGGTGCGGCTCGCACAGACTGTCACCCGCAGCGTGGGCCGCTTGCGCGCAGCTCCGGTAATGGCGTCGCTGCTGCTGCTCGTGGGGCTCGGAGCAGGGGGATACGGTGGATATGTGGCCGGACTCAAAGCGCATGATGCAGAACAGTCGAAGCTCGTTTTGAATCTTGGCCAGCCCCCTGCTACGACGGAAGATAACCCCGCGCAGATTGCAAATGTGAGCGGAATCATACGCGAGCCAAACTCTGAAATCGTGAAGGTGAACTACAACAGGCTGGTGCCGGAGACGATGCAGGGCTCCCTCGACGATCCACGCATTCGCCAGCTCCTGCTGCTGGGCACGCAGAACAACGTGAATCCGGGAGTCAGCGACGACTCCGTAGATTTGTTGGCCAACGAGTGCCGCAACGGACATCAGTGCGATGACGGTCCGATTCGCAATGCGTTGATGGTCGCCCTCCGCTACGACAAGAACGCCAACGTGCGCATGAAGGCTCTGGAAGGGCTGCAGCCCTACATTGCTGAAGACATGCGGGTGCGCGATGCTGTCCTCGAATCCCTGATGAAGGACTCCGATCCGCGCGTCCGCTCGCAGGCCATCAATTTGATTGAACCGGTGGAAAGTGATTCGAGCGTACGCGAAGTCTTGCACACCGTCGCGACACAGGATCAAAATGCTCAAATCCGTACCGTTTCGCGGCAGGTTCTGCAGCAATTACCGGAAATTCAATAA
- a CDS encoding RNA polymerase sigma factor has translation MAADALRISVPVTATAHENGRAIQSSQRMATDVRDRTTETELIREAQQGSRAAFDLLVRQYDQAVLRLALHLTGSEQDAQDIHQEAFLKAYRYLGNFRFECSFYTWIYRIVTNLCLDQLRRRKARREDPSVMIDASGEELDLLSNVSDERAGANPDRELQRKILGQRIQAALEKLTPRERMVFELKHYQGLKLRTIGEMLNTTEETAKNTLFRATRKLRANLAEIR, from the coding sequence ATGGCAGCAGACGCACTTCGAATCTCCGTACCCGTAACGGCTACTGCGCACGAAAACGGGCGGGCGATACAATCCTCGCAGCGAATGGCCACGGATGTACGCGACCGAACCACCGAAACTGAGCTGATTCGTGAAGCCCAACAGGGTTCGCGGGCAGCCTTTGACCTGCTGGTGCGTCAATATGATCAGGCGGTGTTGCGGCTGGCCCTGCATCTCACTGGATCTGAGCAGGACGCGCAGGACATCCATCAGGAAGCCTTCTTGAAGGCTTACCGGTATCTCGGTAATTTCCGGTTCGAGTGCTCGTTTTATACCTGGATATACCGCATCGTTACGAACCTGTGTCTCGACCAGTTGCGCAGGCGCAAGGCCCGGCGCGAAGACCCGTCTGTGATGATCGATGCTTCAGGGGAAGAACTGGACCTGCTCAGCAATGTGAGCGACGAGCGCGCAGGCGCAAATCCAGACCGCGAGTTGCAGCGCAAGATTCTGGGCCAGCGCATTCAGGCGGCGCTCGAAAAGCTGACGCCGCGGGAGCGCATGGTCTTTGAGCTGAAGCACTACCAGGGGCTGAAGCTGAGAACGATCGGCGAAATGCTGAACACGACGGAAGAGACAGCGAAGAACACGCTCTTCCGTGCAACAAGAAAACTAAGAGCAAATCTGGCGGAAATACGCTAG
- a CDS encoding ribonuclease HI family protein: MTSAGNLFPSPDAEKSSWITAFCDGGSRGNPGPAGYGVYIQDENGAKVAELSEFLGKKTNNFAEYSALLAALDFALEQGHTHLKAVADSELLVKQIKGQYRVNSPELRPLYEEARRRIARLGGFHIQHVLREKNRRADQLANEAMDRGMGRPQQAPAAKSQTLRGFVKGGVVHLLEGELPDGVFVKVVRES; the protein is encoded by the coding sequence ATGACCTCTGCAGGAAATCTGTTTCCCAGCCCGGATGCGGAAAAATCGAGCTGGATCACCGCCTTTTGCGATGGCGGCTCGCGCGGCAATCCGGGTCCGGCGGGATACGGCGTTTATATCCAGGACGAAAATGGCGCGAAAGTCGCCGAATTAAGTGAGTTCTTGGGCAAGAAGACGAACAATTTTGCCGAATATTCGGCCCTTTTGGCAGCTCTTGATTTCGCTTTGGAGCAGGGGCATACACATTTGAAGGCAGTAGCCGATTCCGAGCTTTTGGTGAAGCAGATCAAGGGACAATACCGCGTTAACAGCCCTGAGCTGCGACCCTTGTATGAAGAAGCCCGCAGACGCATTGCGCGGCTCGGCGGCTTTCACATCCAGCACGTTCTGCGAGAGAAGAACCGCCGCGCCGACCAGCTGGCGAACGAGGCGATGGATCGCGGGATGGGACGCCCGCAGCAGGCTCCTGCAGCCAAGTCGCAGACGCTGCGGGGGTTTGTGAAGGGCGGAGTGGTACACCTGCTCGAAGGCGAGCTGCCGGACGGCGTGTTCGTCAAGGTCGTGCGGGAAAGTTGA
- a CDS encoding DUF5995 family protein: protein MFPYDSTLLKAVQLVPNSVADVLQIMQNIEATCIDGDGLKWFNWLYLQVTNAVEARIAAGGFADPSWLAELDVQFAKLYFGALASSLSGQATPDCWQALFEHRSQVQIARIQFALAGINAHINHDLPEAIVATCAVTGTVPQHGGTQYADYTGLNTSLDSLVESAKQTLHVRLLGDPLPAISHLEDTLASWSVTAARESAWNNAEILWHLRPEPGLSSAFMDSLDGLTSVASRTLLVPVPV, encoded by the coding sequence ATGTTTCCTTACGATTCGACCTTGCTGAAAGCGGTGCAACTGGTCCCCAACTCCGTGGCCGATGTTCTCCAGATCATGCAGAACATCGAAGCCACCTGCATCGATGGAGATGGACTGAAATGGTTTAACTGGCTCTATCTCCAGGTCACGAATGCTGTCGAAGCTCGGATCGCAGCCGGAGGATTTGCCGATCCGTCATGGCTTGCTGAGTTGGACGTCCAGTTCGCCAAGCTGTATTTCGGTGCCCTTGCTTCATCTCTTTCAGGGCAGGCGACTCCGGACTGCTGGCAGGCACTGTTCGAGCATCGCAGTCAGGTCCAGATCGCCCGCATTCAGTTTGCGCTTGCGGGGATCAATGCCCACATCAATCACGACCTGCCGGAGGCGATTGTCGCCACGTGTGCGGTAACTGGCACAGTTCCGCAACATGGCGGGACCCAGTATGCCGACTACACGGGGCTGAATACATCGCTGGACAGCCTGGTCGAATCTGCAAAGCAGACACTTCATGTTCGGCTGCTAGGCGATCCGCTTCCTGCTATATCGCATCTTGAAGATACGCTTGCGTCCTGGAGTGTAACTGCGGCTCGCGAGTCCGCCTGGAACAATGCGGAAATCCTCTGGCATCTGCGGCCTGAGCCGGGATTATCTTCAGCTTTTATGGATTCGCTGGATGGACTGACGAGCGTCGCAAGCCGTACGCTGCTGGTTCCTGTTCCTGTGTAG
- a CDS encoding phosphocholine-specific phospholipase C produces the protein MSTNRRTFLKLLSSSALTATFPASISRALQIPASNRTGTIADVEHIVILMQENRSFDHYFGTLRGVRGFGDPRAVTLPSGKSVWHQPHGDSHILPFHPGAPNLGLQFLEDLPHDWTTTQQARNNGHYDQWIPAKGETTMAYLVRADIPYHYALADAFTICDAYHCSLLGPTDPNRYHMWTGWVGNDGQGGGPVVDNAEAGYTWSTFPERLEAAGISWKIYQDLGNGLTAKEEWGSTKDAYIGTYGDSSLLFFRQYQNAEPGSALHDCAKTGTQIANGGSLFDDFRKDVVSGNLPQVSWIVAPEAYTEHPNWPANYGAWYVSQILDALTSSPEVWSKTVFFLTYDENDGFFDHIVPPVPPMLRSHGLSTVDTSHEIFPGHGKHPAGPYGLGIRVPMLVISPWSKGGWVNSQVFDHTSLIRFIEERFRPDHPELLETNITPWRRAVCGDLTSAFDFSAPDSASISLPPTIAYVSPDNKRYPDYKPAPPHEQAMPAQEAGTRPARALPYELNVFGEADGSGQFSLQLVNTGKVAAIFQVRSGHPGINPRTYTVAPNTRPSDGWIFKGNSPYDLSVYGPNGFLRAFKGSLAGTSKAAIETAISYDVPGSGVVFTAKNRGAAVCNVRLVDAYTRKTLAHSIEPGEEWQQTWPLKDTFGWYDLTVEAESDLSFRHQLAGHLETGKDSTSDPAIGAVRT, from the coding sequence ATGAGCACGAACCGCCGTACCTTCCTGAAGCTGCTCAGCTCGAGCGCTCTGACTGCAACCTTTCCGGCAAGCATCAGCCGCGCACTACAAATTCCCGCCAGCAACCGAACCGGGACAATCGCTGATGTCGAGCACATTGTCATCTTGATGCAGGAGAACCGATCTTTCGATCATTACTTCGGCACATTACGCGGGGTCCGCGGCTTCGGCGATCCGCGAGCAGTAACGCTGCCGTCGGGAAAATCTGTCTGGCACCAGCCGCATGGCGACTCGCACATTCTGCCCTTCCATCCGGGAGCGCCGAATCTTGGCCTGCAATTTCTTGAAGACTTACCGCACGACTGGACGACCACGCAGCAGGCGCGCAACAACGGGCACTACGACCAGTGGATTCCTGCCAAGGGCGAGACGACCATGGCGTATCTGGTGCGCGCAGACATCCCCTATCACTACGCCCTGGCCGATGCCTTCACCATATGCGACGCCTATCACTGCTCGCTGCTCGGCCCGACCGACCCTAACCGCTACCACATGTGGACAGGCTGGGTCGGCAACGACGGCCAGGGAGGTGGCCCGGTCGTCGACAACGCCGAGGCGGGCTATACCTGGTCAACGTTTCCCGAGCGTCTCGAAGCTGCAGGCATCAGTTGGAAGATTTACCAGGACCTTGGCAACGGACTCACCGCCAAAGAAGAGTGGGGCTCAACCAAAGACGCCTACATCGGGACATACGGCGACAGTTCGCTCCTCTTCTTCCGCCAGTATCAGAACGCGGAGCCGGGCTCTGCCCTCCATGATTGCGCGAAGACCGGAACCCAAATCGCAAATGGTGGTTCGCTCTTCGACGACTTTCGCAAAGATGTGGTCTCCGGCAATCTGCCCCAGGTCTCGTGGATTGTCGCGCCTGAGGCCTACACGGAGCACCCCAACTGGCCCGCAAACTACGGCGCATGGTACGTCTCGCAGATCCTCGATGCCCTCACGTCAAGCCCAGAAGTTTGGAGCAAGACGGTGTTCTTCCTGACCTATGACGAAAACGATGGCTTCTTCGATCACATAGTCCCGCCGGTTCCGCCAATGTTACGTTCTCATGGCCTTTCGACCGTCGATACCTCGCACGAAATATTTCCCGGGCACGGCAAACATCCGGCAGGACCATACGGTCTTGGAATTCGCGTTCCAATGCTCGTAATCTCGCCCTGGAGCAAGGGTGGCTGGGTCAATTCGCAGGTATTTGACCATACTTCGCTGATCCGTTTCATCGAAGAGCGTTTTCGTCCGGACCACCCTGAGTTGTTGGAGACCAACATCACGCCTTGGCGGCGCGCCGTTTGCGGCGACCTGACCTCGGCCTTCGATTTCAGCGCACCGGACAGCGCAAGTATTTCGCTGCCTCCGACCATTGCCTACGTGTCGCCTGACAATAAGCGCTATCCCGACTACAAGCCGGCCCCGCCCCATGAACAAGCCATGCCTGCGCAGGAAGCGGGAACGCGACCGGCCCGCGCTCTGCCTTATGAACTGAATGTTTTTGGCGAAGCCGATGGATCCGGCCAGTTTTCCCTTCAACTCGTCAACACTGGAAAAGTGGCAGCGATCTTTCAGGTTCGCTCCGGTCACCCTGGGATCAATCCGCGAACTTACACGGTCGCACCAAATACAAGGCCTTCCGACGGCTGGATATTTAAAGGGAACAGTCCATACGATCTATCCGTTTATGGCCCAAACGGATTTCTTCGCGCTTTCAAAGGAAGTTTGGCAGGAACGAGCAAAGCCGCAATAGAAACTGCCATCTCTTACGACGTTCCCGGCAGCGGGGTTGTCTTCACTGCCAAAAATCGCGGTGCGGCAGTTTGCAATGTGCGTCTGGTCGACGCATACACACGGAAGACGCTTGCTCACTCCATCGAACCGGGCGAAGAATGGCAGCAAACGTGGCCTCTCAAGGACACATTCGGTTGGTATGACTTAACAGTGGAAGCCGAGAGCGATCTCAGCTTCCGTCACCAGTTAGCAGGACACCTGGAAACAGGAAAGGACAGCACAAGCGATCCCGCGATCGGTGCGGTCAGGACGTAG
- a CDS encoding glutathione peroxidase — MRKLPLALVLSIAVTALAAATSVYSFTMKSIDGKPVSLSDYHGKVLMLVNVASKCGFTPQYTALESLYEKYKDQGLVIVGIPANNFGGQEPGTNEEIKKFCSSKYNVSFPMMSKVSVLGDDKTPLYVFLTDKTTDPQFSGDIKWNFTKFLFDRNGKPVARFEPNVTPDSPQVVAAVESALKQ, encoded by the coding sequence GTGCGTAAGTTACCCTTAGCGCTTGTGCTTTCCATTGCTGTGACTGCCCTGGCGGCAGCCACTTCAGTCTACAGCTTCACTATGAAGTCCATTGATGGAAAGCCGGTATCACTGTCCGACTACCACGGCAAAGTCCTCATGCTGGTCAATGTTGCGAGCAAGTGTGGCTTCACTCCCCAATACACAGCGCTCGAATCGCTCTACGAGAAATACAAAGATCAGGGATTGGTCATCGTTGGCATCCCCGCGAATAACTTCGGCGGACAGGAGCCGGGCACGAACGAGGAGATCAAGAAGTTCTGCAGCAGCAAGTACAACGTGTCGTTCCCGATGATGTCCAAAGTCTCGGTGCTGGGCGATGACAAGACACCTCTTTACGTCTTCCTGACAGACAAGACCACCGATCCTCAATTCAGTGGTGACATCAAGTGGAACTTCACCAAGTTTCTCTTCGATCGCAACGGCAAGCCGGTGGCGCGCTTTGAGCCGAATGTCACTCCGGATTCGCCGCAGGTCGTAGCGGCTGTCGAATCAGCGCTGAAGCAGTAG